Part of the Bdellovibrionota bacterium genome is shown below.
ATAATTTTACACTAGAGCGGATATTTGGGATTCATCCTTCCACCAAATTATACTTAAGATTGTTTTATTTCCTATTTTTATTGAATCTTCAAATACTAAGTAATCTTCTGATCCTTTTAAGGTAACCCAACTATCTGCACCTACTGTTCCATTTGCTGATTTCTGCAATCCCTTTAATAGCTCAGCGGCGAAGCTATCCATACATAGATTTTCGATTGGCCAAACAAATGTTGGTAAAACTTTATTACGGCAGAACCACTTACGCTTACCAGCCACAGTACAAACTAACATACTTGGATAAGGTCCTTGTTCAACAAGCCGAATAGCTGTTGCCATTAGTGTTGAATTAAATATAGACATTAATTTTTTTACGGTAGCAAAATTAATTGGTTCGCGTCTTGTCATGGGTACAAACATTGATGTGGGCATAATTAAATTAGCAGAATATTTATTTGCTCGTACCTCTGGATCCAGCTCTCTAATTCCCCATTTTTTAAAATCACTGCTCGCGCAGTTGAAAAATGGCTTTCCCCTATCATACATCCAGTGCCCCAGCTCATGCCCGATTGAAAATCTTTGCCGTTCTGGTGATGAGTTCGCATTTACTGTTATAAATGCTTCGCTCGCATTGCCAATAATTCTACCTTCGATCCCATTTAAAGGCTGAACAACCACATGTGCGTTACAAAATTGAGCTATTGATAGCAAATCAATTTCTTCTGGTTTTGTAATTCCCAAGTCTAAAAGCAAGTCTTCTGGATCTTTATATATCGGAGCGCTATTCATCAATACCATCTAAAAAGCCAAGAGCTTCAGCTTGCTCCAGGACACTCACTATATCTTCATCTGACATGGTTTTATATTCACGAAACTGGAGGGCAAAACCCGGATCGAGAGATGGGAGTTTTGAAAGCAAAGTTTCAAAAAGTTTTTTTCTTTCCGCAGGGGACGAATGCACTCTCATATTTTGGCCTGATAACAATTTAGCTTTTTTATTATAATTTTCTCTAGCAGATTCCAAATTTTTCTGGCGACTCTTTTTTACAGCGTCAGACAATATATTTCTTGTGCTTTTGATTAGAGAGGCTGAGTCTTTACCATTATTTTTACAATCATCTATTAGTTGTTGATCGCTAAAGCCCTCAACCTCTAAAGCAAGCATTTCTGAAATCATATTAAGATCTTTAATATTTTGAATTTTATTACTATTTTTCATATTATTATCTTTCTAAAACGGCAGTAATCCGTCTTTTCAATTTTATATCAAGGGCATTATATTCTTTTTCGCCTAATTTCATTCCCTCTCTAATTTCCTTTGGGTCAAACCCAGCAAGCTTATATTCTATAAGTTCTAAAAGTAAGGGATCGTCATTAAGTGCTATTTTCACGGTCTCCATTTGCCTCTCGGCTTCAACTAACAAAAGTGGATTTTGAGATGCTGAATCAACTAATGTAGATAAATGAGAAGCTGAATCGTAAGGCACTGATTTTCCTTCTAAAGATTTAGTTACTCTATCAACCTCATGCCCTACAATATTTTTTATGGCTTGTGAAAGACATGTCATAATATTTATCTTTTCAATGGGCCATTTTTTTTCGCCTGACAAAACTTTTGTAAAGGCCTCCTGCAGCACTTCATCTCCCCAATTTTGATGCCCACCACCTATACTCAATACAGATGATCTTTTATCCGCAATTCTTTTCAATTTGAGCACCTCATTGTCAGTTAGAGCTATTATTGCTTCTGAAGTTTCTTTTAAAGTTGCAGCTCGAGAGGTAACCGTTTCGCTTCGTTTTCCCATAAAATTCCTGATTAAACAATATTTGTATACATACTATCGGCATCCTTCTCTCTTTTTAATGCCGTAAAATACGTAAAATCCGACATTTTTATGAAAATTTTGTCGAATTAATCATTTCTACCGGCATATCAATGTGAGACGTAATTAAACGTCTCATAACCCTGAAAAGGAGAACGAGATATGGCACGTTGCCGAATTACCTGTATTATAATGAGTTCCAGCTCAAACAAACATGAACACATTGCTGCTGTGGGAAATCCAGCTGCTCCATGGAAGCTGAGTACAGAAGAAGCAATTAGAAGAATCGAATCTAAGATCGATTCGTTTTATGTTGAGGATCCAAAAACTGGAAAGTCAGCTGACGTTGGGGTTGTAAGAGAAGCGGGAAAATATCCTTATCTTCGTACTCATGCGGATGGTTTCTGGAATGATAACCTACTATCACTAAGCACTTGTCCGCTGTAAAATTTCAGCTAGCAGTTAAGAGTGTACGTACTTCGCTGAAGCTGTACGTACACTCTTAAGAATTTACAGAATTCGTTAGGTTCTTTGAAGTTTAATAGTGCTAGTATGAGATTCTAAAAAGGCAGAATTTTGGTGTTACCATCGTGTTACCAAACTTTGAAATGCACCGAAATTTTATGAAATACTTAACTGATTTGTTTTCTTAAATGAAATAGGCCATCTAGCGGGCTTTACTTAACTTTTTTGGGAACTCAAATTCTAGAAGGGAAAAAATGGATGGAAGTGTATTGCGCTTCTATCTAATTGAAATCATGTAACTTTCAAATTCGGAGTTACCATAAGTTACCATCTTGAAATGTCCTGACATTTCACAAAACATACTATCTTCTTAATGAGGATCAACAAGCATATCTTTTTCATCAAATGCCTCCCAACTCCATCCGTTAGAGATCATTTTTAACATTTGTCCTTTATATTTAAACGACCAATTTTTTCTACGCTTTTTCCATGAAATCTTATCTTCTTGGGGAATGCCAAAGTCGAATTCTTCAACATCGTATTTATGTTGTTGAGGTATGCCGGTTATGTGATAGGCGGTTGTATTTATCAACTTCAAAAATTGATCTACAAATTTTGGCTTTAATACTATATTTTCACTCTCGTTTTGACCTGCAATTGATGGATAAATTAAGCCATTTATATCTTCACCACCAAGCAGGTGTTCAGCAACTTTAGATGAATACTCGTAAAAATATTCACCAGGAAAAGTAAATATCTCGTTTAAAAGTATTTCAAAGTCAGACATTGGGGTTTGAACTCTTTTTGAGCCAATAGGATTTAGAATGTAAGGATCGTAGATTCGATACTCTGATAAAACCAGTGTGTCCTGAACTTTACATTTTGATTCAACAAAAGTAGTTGGCCCTCCAGCAGAAGCATAAAAAATAGATTTATTGGGACTATTGGCTCTTCCCAAAGTTGCCTTATCGATAGGTGGGTAGGTAAGTTCGCTTACACTAACTGGTAGTACACCTTTATTAAATATTCTGGATCGAAAAATCCGAGTGGGTTTAGTTTGCGTCGGTAAAAAACGAATGGCTTGTCTTTTTTGCCCTGTTGATAATTTCCAAAGTCTTTTTAAAAATTCATCAGGAGAGATCTGTCTTTTTCTAGCTTCATTTAGTAAATCTTTTGAACTCATTAATCTATAGTATTAGTACTGAATAGTTGGATCAAGAACAGGTTCGAACCCTACTACTCAACATCAACTTACCTGTAAAAACCATTTTTAAAAGGAAGTACCTGAGCCCCACAAAAGTTACCAGGATGTTACCATTCAGTTACCAAGTCCCGAAATTTCGGGACATTTCCCGACATTTCGGCTCTTCTTGGGTTTTTTAAATGAAATTAACTAACTGCTGAATCCCTTTCGGGATTTTTTTGGTACTCAAAATTTAGTAGGAAAAATGGATGGGGTGATAGGATTCGAACCTATGGATGACAGAATCAAAATCTGTTAGCTTACCGCTTGCCGACACCCCAACACAGGTAGAATGAAGTTCTCAAATTACGTATTTTGGTGACTAAAATCAATGATTTCTAGCTATAGACGCGGAGTTCTAATGCCTTCTAGGAAGGCATTTCAGGGTATTAATCCTGTCTTAAGAAGATATCGATCTTTTTATTGATGTGCCCTACAAGCTTTAAAGCTTCTTCGAGTTTTTTTACCGGGATATCAATGTCTAATTTTTTCATATGCTTGATCTCTTGATCCTGCATGTTTTTATAAGCCCTTTTACCTTCATCTGTAAGCTCGATGAGCGAGGATTTCTTATGGAATGGGTTTGGCTTTGACTCTACCCACCCCTGCTCTTGCATCTGATCCACCAAAACCTGAACACTTTGGCGGCTCAAATGTCTAAGCTTTGCCAAGTGAGGAACAGTCATTCCCCCATTATCATTCAGGATTTCAATAATGCCTCTTACGCTCACCGATAAGTCTGAACCCTTATGGACGAACTCAACTCCTTTTTTAAGGAGTTGATAGTTGATTCTAATCTCTTTTAATAGATCTGATAAAACGACTTCTTTATTCATAGTGATACCAATATACCAGAATGTCCCAAACATGTCAAAGTGACTATTTTACATCAAAATGACAAAAAAAATACATTATGACAATAAAGCTGTCATTTTATAATGGACAGACTACTTTTCTTTGGTTTATACATAGCCCATCTAAAACCATTAACCAATTAAGAGGGTTATTATGAAAACAATATTACTAGCTTTATCTGTAACAGTGGCAGTCTTCACTTCTACATTTGCTCAAGCAGCATCTGTACTTGTTCCGAGCTTCAAAGGAAAAATCCATAATTACAGTACCGTACCGAATGATGAAC
Proteins encoded:
- a CDS encoding helix-turn-helix domain-containing protein, coding for MNKEVVLSDLLKEIRINYQLLKKGVEFVHKGSDLSVSVRGIIEILNDNGGMTVPHLAKLRHLSRQSVQVLVDQMQEQGWVESKPNPFHKKSSLIELTDEGKRAYKNMQDQEIKHMKKLDIDIPVKKLEEALKLVGHINKKIDIFLRQD
- a CDS encoding ImmA/IrrE family metallo-endopeptidase; this translates as MNSAPIYKDPEDLLLDLGITKPEEIDLLSIAQFCNAHVVVQPLNGIEGRIIGNASEAFITVNANSSPERQRFSIGHELGHWMYDRGKPFFNCASSDFKKWGIRELDPEVRANKYSANLIMPTSMFVPMTRREPINFATVKKLMSIFNSTLMATAIRLVEQGPYPSMLVCTVAGKRKWFCRNKVLPTFVWPIENLCMDSFAAELLKGLQKSANGTVGADSWVTLKGSEDYLVFEDSIKIGNKTILSIIWWKDESQISALV
- a CDS encoding DUF3892 domain-containing protein — protein: MARCRITCIIMSSSSNKHEHIAAVGNPAAPWKLSTEEAIRRIESKIDSFYVEDPKTGKSADVGVVREAGKYPYLRTHADGFWNDNLLSLSTCPL